One window from the genome of Moorena sp. SIOASIH encodes:
- a CDS encoding reverse transcriptase domain-containing protein, giving the protein MSNRYSELWKTQPWKKLRQSVFRLQRRIYKAIQAGDTKKARSLQKLMMKSRSAQLLAVRQVTQLNQGKRTAGIDGKESLNYRERMELVEALNQYGTNWKHNGLREIPIPKKNGKIRMLKIPTIADRAWQCLVKYALEPAHETTFHARSYGFRTGRGAHDAQRYIYNNLRSFCNGKTKRVIELDIKKCFDRISHSSIMNRLNAPNNLKQGIFRCLKAGIHPEFLEQGTPQGGVVSPLLANIALDGIEEIHPSVRYADDMVVFLKPKDDAGKILRKIEQFLKERSLEISQEKTKVTKTTDGFNFLGWHMRVKQNGKFHCTPSAENYRNIREKIKNVVNSSNYGAKVKSKKLAPIVRGWRNYHKWCDMSSSRDSLWFLDKTAGRKFKKEKKIDKHQAVELCKKAFPKVGYKQNKHVMVKGTKSPYDGDIVYWSKRNSKLYNNITAKTLDKQNHSCGYCNLKFIDEERVHLHHIDGNHNNWKEDNLMAVHQSCHQQIHWSTSQDDCKPKG; this is encoded by the coding sequence ATGTCAAATAGATATAGTGAACTATGGAAAACGCAACCCTGGAAGAAACTCCGGCAAAGCGTCTTCCGCCTACAAAGAAGAATATATAAAGCAATTCAGGCTGGTGACACAAAGAAAGCTAGGTCACTTCAAAAGTTGATGATGAAATCCCGTTCAGCTCAACTGCTGGCCGTCCGACAAGTAACACAACTAAATCAGGGAAAACGCACTGCTGGTATTGACGGCAAAGAAAGTCTCAACTACCGTGAACGAATGGAACTGGTTGAAGCATTAAATCAATATGGAACCAACTGGAAACATAATGGTTTAAGAGAAATCCCAATCCCTAAAAAGAACGGGAAAATCCGAATGCTAAAAATACCAACCATAGCAGACAGAGCATGGCAATGTCTAGTAAAATATGCCCTCGAACCAGCGCACGAAACAACCTTTCACGCTCGGAGTTACGGGTTTAGGACTGGACGTGGAGCGCATGATGCACAGAGGTACATATACAACAACTTAAGGTCATTCTGTAATGGGAAGACCAAAAGAGTAATCGAACTAGATATCAAGAAGTGTTTCGACAGAATCTCCCACAGTTCCATCATGAATAGGCTGAATGCCCCCAATAATCTGAAACAGGGGATATTCAGATGTCTAAAAGCAGGGATTCACCCAGAATTTCTTGAACAAGGAACACCCCAAGGAGGAGTAGTAAGTCCACTCTTAGCCAACATAGCACTTGACGGAATAGAAGAAATACACCCATCAGTCCGATATGCGGATGACATGGTAGTATTTCTAAAGCCAAAAGACGACGCAGGAAAAATTCTACGAAAAATAGAACAATTCCTAAAAGAACGGAGTCTCGAAATCAGCCAAGAAAAAACCAAAGTAACCAAGACGACAGACGGATTTAACTTCCTTGGCTGGCACATGCGAGTCAAGCAAAACGGAAAATTCCACTGTACTCCCTCAGCGGAGAACTATAGGAATATACGTGAGAAGATTAAAAACGTAGTCAACAGCTCGAATTATGGTGCTAAAGTCAAAAGTAAAAAATTAGCTCCTATCGTAAGAGGGTGGCGAAACTACCATAAATGGTGTGACATGAGCAGCTCTCGGGATAGCCTATGGTTCCTAGACAAAACGGCAGGCCGCAAATTCAAAAAGGAGAAGAAAATAGACAAACACCAGGCCGTGGAACTATGTAAAAAAGCTTTCCCTAAGGTAGGATACAAGCAAAACAAGCATGTAATGGTAAAAGGGACTAAGTCCCCATATGATGGAGACATAGTCTATTGGAGTAAACGAAACAGTAAACTCTACAACAATATTACAGCTAAGACTCTAGACAAGCAAAACCATTCCTGTGGATATTGTAATCTGAAATTCATTGATGAAGAAAGAGTACACCTCCACCACATCGATGGAAATCACAACAACTGGAAAGAGGACAATCTCATGGCTGTCCATCAAAGTTGCCACCAACAAATTCACTGGAGCACGTCACAAGATGACTGCAAGCCGAAAGGTTGA
- a CDS encoding C40 family peptidase produces the protein MVLLEQLRANDLEYYCRANLNLYDSPNCESLTTQAATGRHLRVKSVPPVGNALEVRLCEDNYSGWLPVSDLAVLDIANTPYRPISLSPDQIQARIKAVIGFTKAAMHQNPYYLWGGTVGPNYDCSGLMQAAFAASGIWLPRDSYQQAAFTQTIRMEELQPGDLVFFATAQKVNHVGLYLGNGDYIHSSGKDHGRNGIAIDQLLEQGDEITKYYYRQRYGAGRVVASYQP, from the coding sequence ATGGTTTTGCTTGAGCAATTACGAGCCAATGATTTGGAATACTACTGTCGTGCTAATCTCAACCTCTATGATTCGCCCAACTGTGAGAGTTTGACAACACAAGCAGCCACAGGAAGGCACTTGCGGGTCAAGTCTGTCCCACCTGTCGGTAATGCCTTAGAGGTGCGTCTGTGCGAAGATAACTATTCTGGTTGGTTGCCTGTGTCGGATTTGGCTGTACTGGACATAGCTAACACTCCTTATCGCCCCATTTCTCTGTCTCCAGATCAAATCCAAGCACGAATAAAAGCGGTGATTGGGTTTACTAAAGCAGCAATGCACCAAAATCCCTACTACCTTTGGGGGGGTACAGTAGGTCCCAACTATGACTGTTCAGGGTTGATGCAAGCAGCGTTTGCAGCATCGGGGATTTGGTTACCCAGAGATTCCTATCAGCAAGCAGCTTTCACCCAAACCATTAGAATGGAGGAATTACAACCAGGGGATTTGGTCTTTTTCGCTACCGCCCAAAAAGTGAACCATGTAGGATTGTATCTAGGTAATGGTGATTACATTCATAGTTCTGGCAAAGATCATGGTCGTAATGGGATTGCAATTGACCAACTTTTAGAACAAGGGGATGAGATAACAAAGTATTATTACCGACAGCGCTACGGAGCTGGGCGAGTTGTGGCAAGTTATCAGCCCTAG
- a CDS encoding PAS domain S-box protein: MNTTQSHINSTETMAEGESALKILFSLSLDLLCTFGQNGYFQQINPAWEKVLGWTCSQLRSRPWIEWIYREDREFTLNALRDCGHGKLVEYRNRIYHKDGSLRWLAWRISQDEQGLIYAVAKNITSIKELESGLDDGNSTGCYEGSKGSENLNPDDQNLKSYFALLTAWLYRYKAVSQISGQLLYEWNTQTNELIWGHNIEQVLGYYPGEIANTGQGWDQLIYPDDLERYRHIIERVIVTKEPIDLEYRMRKKDGTYITVENKGQFYLDSAGNLNRLVGLIVDITERKQAEEALRLSEKRFRLAVANFPGTFMIYDAQRRLQFINQQGVKLTGVSDSPLLGHTDEEIYPPVFKDIYVKLLQKAVETRTPQVEELTLTLPEVGELTVLATYIPLLDEQGNIYQVIGIIQDTTQRKQAEVELRQAYQQLRLNTAAALDEKDAQFRRVFDEAPIGMSLSDLDYQFIQVNRALYEMLGYTKSELMALNGLAITHPEDLEQAQPYIRQVIQGEIDSFKLEIRYRKKNQDTLWGNLTMMAMRDQAGEILCILSMVEDITERKQAEEAVRHSEERFRAIIEDQTELICRLKLDGTLTFVNDAYCRYFGKDRSELVGKVFLPKMPPEDEDIVTRNFRSLSVENPINTYEHRVLLDSGEIRWQQWSDRAMFDEHGNFIECQAVGRDITELKQAEVDIRNALAKEKELGQLRSGFVSLVSHEFRTPLTTIQSSAQMLQRYQEKLSPEKKQKHHDKIQHAVRRMTQLLDDVLTIGKADAGKLKFEPAPMDLVAWCQDILENIKINLGSKHSLMFISHGSCQNALIDERLLSHVVNNLLFNAIKYSPEGGTIKFELNCNSSTAVIQVQDQGIGIPKKDQEKLFESFERASNVGSIPGTGLGLAIVKKCLDLHQGTIAVNSEVGVGTTFTVTLPLHLANDQNNE; encoded by the coding sequence ATGAACACCACTCAGTCTCACATAAACAGTACTGAAACAATGGCAGAGGGAGAGTCCGCCCTAAAGATCTTGTTTTCTTTATCACTTGATCTATTATGCACCTTTGGTCAAAACGGATATTTTCAACAAATCAATCCGGCTTGGGAAAAGGTTCTAGGATGGACTTGCTCCCAATTGCGATCGCGACCTTGGATTGAGTGGATTTATCGAGAAGATCGGGAATTTACTCTCAATGCCCTTCGTGATTGTGGTCACGGAAAACTAGTCGAATATCGGAATAGAATTTACCATAAAGATGGTAGCTTGCGTTGGCTGGCTTGGAGAATTTCACAGGATGAACAGGGTCTTATCTATGCTGTTGCTAAAAATATCACTAGCATTAAAGAGCTAGAATCTGGATTGGACGATGGTAACTCTACTGGCTGCTATGAAGGCAGTAAGGGCTCTGAAAATCTCAATCCAGATGATCAAAACTTAAAAAGTTACTTTGCTTTATTAACCGCATGGCTTTATCGCTATAAAGCGGTTAGTCAAATCAGTGGTCAGCTGCTCTACGAATGGAATACCCAGACCAATGAATTGATTTGGGGTCACAATATTGAACAAGTATTGGGTTATTACCCAGGGGAAATCGCCAACACTGGGCAAGGGTGGGATCAGTTAATTTATCCTGATGATTTAGAACGATACCGACACATCATTGAACGGGTGATTGTCACTAAGGAGCCTATTGATCTTGAGTATCGGATGCGTAAGAAGGATGGCACGTACATCACTGTTGAGAACAAAGGACAGTTTTACCTAGATAGTGCCGGTAATCTCAATCGTCTGGTGGGGTTAATTGTTGACATCACGGAGCGCAAACAGGCAGAAGAGGCATTACGCCTGAGCGAAAAACGATTTCGGCTAGCAGTGGCTAATTTCCCCGGTACATTTATGATCTATGATGCCCAGCGGCGGCTCCAGTTTATCAATCAACAAGGCGTTAAGCTAACTGGAGTGTCTGATTCACCGCTACTGGGTCACACTGACGAGGAAATCTATCCACCTGTATTTAAGGATATCTATGTGAAACTCCTACAAAAGGCTGTGGAAACCCGTACTCCACAAGTGGAAGAACTGACTCTGACTTTGCCAGAGGTTGGTGAACTCACTGTCCTCGCTACCTATATTCCCCTGCTAGATGAGCAAGGAAATATTTATCAAGTTATCGGGATTATCCAAGATACTACCCAGCGCAAGCAGGCAGAGGTAGAACTACGGCAAGCCTATCAGCAATTGAGACTAAATACAGCAGCGGCTTTAGACGAGAAAGATGCCCAATTTCGACGGGTGTTTGATGAAGCACCTATCGGAATGTCACTCTCAGATTTGGATTATCAGTTTATTCAGGTGAATCGGGCTTTGTATGAAATGCTCGGATACACCAAGTCTGAACTAATGGCTCTCAATGGTTTGGCAATTACTCATCCTGAAGACCTAGAACAAGCCCAGCCTTATATTAGGCAGGTCATACAAGGAGAAATTGATAGTTTTAAGTTAGAAATACGTTACCGCAAAAAGAATCAAGATACCCTCTGGGGTAATTTAACCATGATGGCTATGCGAGATCAAGCAGGAGAAATCCTGTGTATTTTGAGCATGGTTGAAGACATTACAGAACGCAAGCAGGCAGAGGAGGCGGTACGACATAGTGAAGAACGATTTCGTGCTATCATTGAAGATCAAACTGAACTGATCTGTCGGTTGAAACTTGATGGCACCCTAACGTTTGTCAATGATGCTTACTGCCGCTATTTTGGCAAAGACCGCTCTGAATTAGTAGGGAAAGTATTTTTGCCAAAAATGCCTCCGGAAGACGAAGACATTGTTACCCGGAACTTCCGTTCTCTTTCTGTAGAGAATCCGATTAACACTTACGAACACCGAGTTCTTCTCGACTCTGGAGAAATTCGCTGGCAGCAGTGGAGTGATCGAGCTATGTTTGATGAACATGGCAACTTTATCGAATGCCAGGCGGTGGGACGGGATATCACTGAACTTAAGCAAGCAGAAGTAGATATTCGTAATGCATTGGCTAAGGAAAAAGAACTGGGTCAACTCCGCTCAGGTTTCGTTTCATTAGTTTCTCACGAGTTTCGCACGCCACTGACTACCATTCAATCTTCTGCTCAAATGCTGCAACGCTATCAGGAAAAATTGTCCCCTGAGAAAAAACAGAAGCACCATGATAAGATTCAGCATGCTGTGCGCCGGATGACTCAACTTTTGGATGATGTTCTAACGATTGGGAAAGCCGATGCGGGTAAACTCAAGTTTGAGCCAGCACCCATGGATTTAGTTGCTTGGTGTCAGGACATACTCGAAAATATCAAAATTAACCTAGGTTCTAAGCATAGCCTGATGTTCATTAGTCATGGTAGCTGCCAAAATGCCCTAATCGATGAAAGACTTTTGAGTCATGTCGTTAACAATTTGCTGTTCAATGCCATTAAATATTCCCCAGAAGGAGGTACCATCAAATTTGAACTCAATTGCAATTCTTCGACCGCAGTAATCCAGGTTCAAGATCAGGGGATCGGCATTCCTAAAAAAGACCAAGAGAAACTATTTGAGTCCTTTGAAAGAGCGAGTAATGTTGGCAGCATTCCTGGGACTGGACTGGGTTTAGCGATTGTCAAAAAATGTTTAGACTTGCACCAGGGTACAATTGCTGTCAACAGTGAAGTTGG